Below is a genomic region from Dethiosulfovibrio peptidovorans.
GAGGCTCCAAAATTCGGAGCAGATACCTGGCCTCGCTGAGTTTTTCGTCGAGGTCAACCAGCGACGACGACGCCCCCTGAGGCTCGTCATCTCCTTCGGGTGTAATCACCTCGCAACAGCCTAATTTCTGAACCATAGCGAGGGCAGTTTCGGCGACGGAGTTATGCGCATACAGATCGAGTTTCTTTACGCTAGCCACGCCCATATCGAGCCATCACCTCTTCCGCTACCCAAGAGGATACCTTGTCGATCCCCTTCCGATGGGAGTCCACGAATTTTTTTGCGTCTTTCTCCCCTTGAGCCACCGTGGCCTCAGCGTTCTTCTCCGCCTCGGCTTCCACCTCGGCCAATCGGGATTTGAACATCTTATACGCTTCCTGCTTTGATTCCTTACGAGCCTTCTCAGCCTCGTCCTTCGCCTGAGAGACGATCTTCGCCGCCTCGGATCGGGCGTCAACCACACGCTTTTTCGCCTGCGCCTCCACCTTTTTTATCTCCTCGGTGAGACTGGTCGCCATCCTTGCTCACCCCCCTTCCACAGAACAAAAACCATCAAAAAGCCTACGTTAAAGAAACAACGAGGCTCAAATATGTTCTAATTTTAGTGACAGGGGGGAACAGTGTCAATCGAAACAAAGGAATTGAGCCACCCCACATCGATAAAATCCTCACCCCAGGAGAACATCTTTCCTCAAAACAGAAGGGCACACCCACCATATCAACGTTCACATCACGAGCTCTTCAATACATTTGGCCGGGCACTTGGCGGCACATGCACCGCAGCCGATGCACTTTTCTCCGTCGATGACGGCCAAGGAACCTTCCATCGAGATGGCTCCCACGGGACAAATCTTAGCGCAGAGTCCACAACCGATACAGCCAGCATGACACACTTTTTTGACGGTCGCCCCCTTCCAGGGGGAGTTACACGCGACCTGAACGATCGAGCCCACTGGGACCATGATAAGAACTGACTTCGGG
It encodes:
- a CDS encoding cell envelope biogenesis protein TolA, which produces MATSLTEEIKKVEAQAKKRVVDARSEAAKIVSQAKDEAEKARKESKQEAYKMFKSRLAEVEAEAEKNAEATVAQGEKDAKKFVDSHRKGIDKVSSWVAEEVMARYGRG